One segment of Mus caroli chromosome 6, CAROLI_EIJ_v1.1, whole genome shotgun sequence DNA contains the following:
- the Zyx gene encoding zyxin isoform X1: protein MAAPRPPPAISVSVSAPAFYAPQKKFAPVVAPKPKVNPFRPGDSEPPVAAGAQRAQMGRVGEIPPPPPEDFPLPPPPLIGEGDDSEGALGGAFPPPPPPMIEEPFPPAPLEEDIFPSPPPPLEEEGGPEAPTQLPPQPREKVSSIDLEIDSLSSLLDDMTKNDPFKARVSSAYVPPPVATPFVPKPSTKPAPGGTAPLPPWKTPSSSQPPPQPQAKPQVQLHVQPQAKPHVQPQPVSSANTQPRGPLSQAPTPAPKFAPVAPKFTPVVSKFSPGAPSGPGPQPNQKMVPLDAPSSVGTGSPQPPSFTYAQQKEKPLVQEKQHPQPPPAQNQNQVRSPGGPGPLTLKEVEELEQLTQQLMQDMEHPQRQSVALNESCGKCNQPLARAQPAVRALGQLFHITCFTCHQCQQQLQGQQFYSLEGAPYCEGCYTDTLEKCNTCGQPITDRMLRATGKAYHPQCFTCVVCACPLEGTSFIVDQANQPHCVPDYHKQYAPRCSVCSEPIMPEPGRDETVRVVALDKNFHMKCYKCEDCGKPLSIEADDNGCFPLDGHVLCRKCHSARAQT, encoded by the exons ATGGCGGCCCCCCGCCCGCCTCCCGCGATCTCGGTCTCCGTCTCGGCCCCCGCGTTTTACGCCCCGCAGAAGAAGTTCGCCCCGGTTGTGGCCCCGAAGCCCAAAGTGAATCCTTTCCGGCCTGGGGACAGCGAGCCTCCTGTAGCAGCCGGGGCCCAGAGAGCGCAGATGGGTCGGGTGGGCGAgatcccaccaccacccccggaAG ACTTtcctttgccccctcctccccttatTGGGGAGGGCGACGACTCAGAGGGTGCCCTGGGAGGTGccttcccacctccacctcccccgATGATCGAGGAACCATTCCCCCCTGCTCCTCTGGAGGAGGacatcttcccctctcctccacctccactggaggaggagggagggcctGAGGCCCCTACCCAGCTCCCACCGCAG CccagggagaaagtgagcagtaTTGACCTGGAGATTGACTCTCTGTCCTCCCTGCTGGACGACATGACCAAGAACGATCCCTTCAAAGCCCGG GTATCATCCGCATATGTACCCCCACCAGTTGCCACTCCATTTGTTCCCAAGCCTAGTACCAAGCCTGCCCCTGGGGGCACAGCACCCTTGCCTCCTTGGAAGACCCCTTCTAGCTCCCAGCCACCACCTCAGCCGCAGGCTAAGCCTCAGGTCCAGCTCCATGTCCAGCCTCAGGCCAAGCCCCATGTCCAACCCCAGCCTGTGTCTTCTGCTAATACACAGCCCCGGGGTCCCCTTTCTCAGGCACCAACTCCAGCACCTAAGTTTGCTCCAGTGGCTCCTAAATTTACTCCCGTGGTTTCCAAGTTCAGCCCTGGTGCTCCAAGTGGACCTGGGCCACagcccaatcaaaaaatggtgCCTCTGGATGCTCCTTCTTCTGTGGGCACAGGCTCCCCTCAGCCCCCTAGCTTCACCTATGCTCAGCAGAAGGAGAAGCCCCTAGTTCAAGAGAAGCAGCACCCACAGCCTCCACCagctcaaaaccaaaaccag GTACGCTCTCCTGGAGGCCCAGGCCCCTTGACCCTGAAGGAGGTAGAGGAGTTGGAGCAGCTGACCCAGCAGCTGATGCAGGACATGGAACACCCTCAGAGGCAGAGCGTGGCACTGAATG AGTCCTGTGGCAAATGCAATCAGCCACTGGCCCGTGCACAGCCTGCGGTTCGTGCACTGGGACAACTGTTCCACATCACCTGCTTCACTTGCCATCAGTgtcagcagcagctgcagggacAGCAGTTCTATAGCCTGGAGGGAGCACCATATTGTGAGGGCTGCTACACC GACACTTTGGAGAAGTGCAACACCTGTGGGCAGCCCATCACAGACCGCATGCTGAGGGCCACTGGCAAAGCCTACCACCCACAGTGCTTCACCTGTGTGGTCTGCGCCTGTCCCCTGGAGGGCacctccttcattgtggaccagGCCAATCAGCCCCACTGTGTCCCTGACTATCACAA GCAATACGCTCCAAGGTGCTCTGTCTGCTCGGAGCCAATCATGCCTGAGCCTGGCCGAGACGAGACTGTGCGAGTAGTGGCGCTGGATAAGAACTTTCATATGAAGTGTTACAAGTGTGAG GACTGTGGGAAACCTCTGTCCATTGAGGCAGATGACAACGGCTGTTTCCCTCTGGATGGTCACGTCCTTTGTCGGAAGTGCCATTCCGCTAGAGCCCAGACCTGA
- the Zyx gene encoding zyxin isoform X2: MAAPRPPPAISVSVSAPAFYAPQKKFAPVVAPKPKVNPFRPGDSEPPVAAGAQRAQMGRVGEIPPPPPEDFPLPPPPLIGEGDDSEGALGGAFPPPPPPMIEEPFPPAPLEEDIFPSPPPPLEEEGGPEAPTQLPPQVSSAYVPPPVATPFVPKPSTKPAPGGTAPLPPWKTPSSSQPPPQPQAKPQVQLHVQPQAKPHVQPQPVSSANTQPRGPLSQAPTPAPKFAPVAPKFTPVVSKFSPGAPSGPGPQPNQKMVPLDAPSSVGTGSPQPPSFTYAQQKEKPLVQEKQHPQPPPAQNQNQVRSPGGPGPLTLKEVEELEQLTQQLMQDMEHPQRQSVALNESCGKCNQPLARAQPAVRALGQLFHITCFTCHQCQQQLQGQQFYSLEGAPYCEGCYTDTLEKCNTCGQPITDRMLRATGKAYHPQCFTCVVCACPLEGTSFIVDQANQPHCVPDYHKQYAPRCSVCSEPIMPEPGRDETVRVVALDKNFHMKCYKCEDCGKPLSIEADDNGCFPLDGHVLCRKCHSARAQT, encoded by the exons ATGGCGGCCCCCCGCCCGCCTCCCGCGATCTCGGTCTCCGTCTCGGCCCCCGCGTTTTACGCCCCGCAGAAGAAGTTCGCCCCGGTTGTGGCCCCGAAGCCCAAAGTGAATCCTTTCCGGCCTGGGGACAGCGAGCCTCCTGTAGCAGCCGGGGCCCAGAGAGCGCAGATGGGTCGGGTGGGCGAgatcccaccaccacccccggaAG ACTTtcctttgccccctcctccccttatTGGGGAGGGCGACGACTCAGAGGGTGCCCTGGGAGGTGccttcccacctccacctcccccgATGATCGAGGAACCATTCCCCCCTGCTCCTCTGGAGGAGGacatcttcccctctcctccacctccactggaggaggagggagggcctGAGGCCCCTACCCAGCTCCCACCGCAG GTATCATCCGCATATGTACCCCCACCAGTTGCCACTCCATTTGTTCCCAAGCCTAGTACCAAGCCTGCCCCTGGGGGCACAGCACCCTTGCCTCCTTGGAAGACCCCTTCTAGCTCCCAGCCACCACCTCAGCCGCAGGCTAAGCCTCAGGTCCAGCTCCATGTCCAGCCTCAGGCCAAGCCCCATGTCCAACCCCAGCCTGTGTCTTCTGCTAATACACAGCCCCGGGGTCCCCTTTCTCAGGCACCAACTCCAGCACCTAAGTTTGCTCCAGTGGCTCCTAAATTTACTCCCGTGGTTTCCAAGTTCAGCCCTGGTGCTCCAAGTGGACCTGGGCCACagcccaatcaaaaaatggtgCCTCTGGATGCTCCTTCTTCTGTGGGCACAGGCTCCCCTCAGCCCCCTAGCTTCACCTATGCTCAGCAGAAGGAGAAGCCCCTAGTTCAAGAGAAGCAGCACCCACAGCCTCCACCagctcaaaaccaaaaccag GTACGCTCTCCTGGAGGCCCAGGCCCCTTGACCCTGAAGGAGGTAGAGGAGTTGGAGCAGCTGACCCAGCAGCTGATGCAGGACATGGAACACCCTCAGAGGCAGAGCGTGGCACTGAATG AGTCCTGTGGCAAATGCAATCAGCCACTGGCCCGTGCACAGCCTGCGGTTCGTGCACTGGGACAACTGTTCCACATCACCTGCTTCACTTGCCATCAGTgtcagcagcagctgcagggacAGCAGTTCTATAGCCTGGAGGGAGCACCATATTGTGAGGGCTGCTACACC GACACTTTGGAGAAGTGCAACACCTGTGGGCAGCCCATCACAGACCGCATGCTGAGGGCCACTGGCAAAGCCTACCACCCACAGTGCTTCACCTGTGTGGTCTGCGCCTGTCCCCTGGAGGGCacctccttcattgtggaccagGCCAATCAGCCCCACTGTGTCCCTGACTATCACAA GCAATACGCTCCAAGGTGCTCTGTCTGCTCGGAGCCAATCATGCCTGAGCCTGGCCGAGACGAGACTGTGCGAGTAGTGGCGCTGGATAAGAACTTTCATATGAAGTGTTACAAGTGTGAG GACTGTGGGAAACCTCTGTCCATTGAGGCAGATGACAACGGCTGTTTCCCTCTGGATGGTCACGTCCTTTGTCGGAAGTGCCATTCCGCTAGAGCCCAGACCTGA
- the Epha1 gene encoding ephrin type-A receptor 1 — protein sequence MERRWPLGLALLLLLLCAPLPPGARAEEVTLMDTSTAQGELGWLLDPPETGWSEVQQMLNGTPLYMYQDCPIQESGDTDHWLRSNWIYRGEEASRIYVELQFTVRDCKSFPGGAGPLGCKETFNLFYMESDQDVGIQLRRPLFQKVTTVAADQSFTIRDLASGSVKLNVERCLLGHLTRRGLYLAFHNPGSCVALVSVRVFYQRCAETVHGLAHFPDTLPGPGGLVEVAGTCLSHAQISLGSSGTPRMHCSPDGEWLVPVGQCQCEPGYEESSGNVGCTACPTGFYRMDMNTLRCLKCPQHSIAESEGSTICTCENGHYRASGEGPQVACTRPPSAPQNLSFSASGTQLSLRWEPPRDTGGRHDIRYSVECLQCRGITQDGGPCQPCGKGVHFSPAASGLTESTVQVQGLEPYANYTFTVKSQNRVSGLDSSSPSSASLNINMGHAESLSGLSLKLVKKEPRQLELTWAGSRPRNPGGNLSYELHVLNQDEEWHQMVLEPRVLLTKLQPDTTYIVRVRTLTPLGPGPFSPDHEFRTSPPVSRSLTGGEIVAVIFGLLLGIALLIGIYVFRSRRGQRQRQQRQRERTTNVDREDKLWLKPYVDLQAYEDPAQGALDFAQELDPAWLIVDTVIGEGEFGEVYRGALRLPSQDCKTVAIKTLKDTSPDGYWWNFLREATIMGQFNHPHILRLEGVITKRKPIMIITEFMENGALDAFLKEREDQLAPGQLVAMLLGIASGMNCLSGHNYVHRDLAARNILVNQNLCCKVSDFGLTRLLDDFDGTYETQGGKIPIRWTAPEAIAHRIFTTASDVWSFGIVMWEVLSFGDKPYGEMSNQEVMKSIEDGYRLPPPVDCPAPLYELMKNCWAYDRARRPHFLQLQAHLEQLLTDPHSLRTIANFDPRVTLRLPSLSGSDGIPYRSVSEWLESIRMKRYILHFRSAGLDTMECVLELTAEDLTQMGITLPGHQKRILCSIQGFKD from the exons TGGAGTGAGGTGCAACAAATGCTAAACGGGACACCCCTGTACATGTACCAAGACTGCCCAATACAGGAAAGTGGGGACACTGACCACTGGCTTCGCTCCAATTGGATCTACCGCGGAGAGGAAGCTTCACGCATCTACGTGGAACTGCAGTTCACCGTGCGGGACTGTAAGAGTTTCCCAGGGGGAGCTGGGCCTCTGGGATGCAAAGAGACCTTCAACCTTTTCTACATGGAGAGTGACCAGGATGTGGGCATTCAGCTCCGACGGCCTTTGTTCCAAAAG GTAACAACTGTGGCAGCAGACCAGAGCTTCACCATCAGAGACCTGGCATCTGGCTCTGTAAAGCTGAATGTAGAACGCTGCTTGTTGGGCCACCTCACCCGCCGTGGCCTCTACTTAGCTTTCCACAACCCGGGTTCCTGTGTGGCGCTAGTGTCTGTAAGGGTGTTCTACCAGCGCTGTGCTGAAACTGTGCATGGCTTGGCCCACTTCCCTGACACTCTCCCTGGACCTGGAGGGTTGGTTGAAGTAGCTGGAACCTGCCTCTCCCATGCACAGATCAGCTTGGGGTCCTCAGGTACACCACGAATGCACTGCAGCCCTGATGGGGAGTGGCTGGTGCCTGTGGGTCAGTGCCAGTGCGAGCCTGGCTATGAAGAAAGCAGTGGAAATGTGGGATGCACTG cctgtcctACTGGTTTCTATCGAATGGACATGAATACACTCCGTTGTCTCAAGTGCCCCCAACATAGCATAGCAGAGTCTGAGGGGTCTACCATCTGTACCTGTGAGAATGGACATTATCGAGCCTCTGGGGAGGGCCCCCAGGTAGCGTGCACAC GTCCCCCATCTGCTCCCCAAAATCTGAGCTTCTCTGCATCAGGGACTCAACTCTCCCTGCGCTGGGAGCCCCCCAGAGATACAGGGGGACGCCATGATATCAGATACAGCGTGGAATGCTTGCAGTGTCGGGGCATTACACAGGATGGGGGTCCCTGCCAACCCTGTGGAAAAGGTGTGCACTTTTCCCCGGCTGCTTCCGGGCTCACCGAATCTACCGTGCAAGTGCAAGGCCTCGAGCCTTACGCCAACTACACATTTACCGTCAAATCCCAAAACAGAGTGTCGGGACTGGATAGTTCCAGCCCTAGCAGCGCCTCCCTCAATATCAACATGGGGCACGCAG AGTCACTCTCTGGCCTGTCACTGAAGCTGGTGAAGAAAGAACCGAGGCAGCTGGAGCTGACTTGGGCAGGGTCCCGACCCCGAAATCCTGGAGGGAATCTGAGCTATGAGCTGCACGTACTGAATCAG GACGAAGAATGGCACCAGATGGTGttggaacccagggtcttgctgACAAAACTTCAACCAGATACCACATACATTGTCAGAGTGCGAACACTGACCCCACTGGGGCCTGGCCCTTTCTCCCCTGACCATGAGTTTCGGACAAGCCCACCAG TTTCCAGAAGCCTGACCGGAGGAGAGATTGTGGCCGTCATCTTTGGATTGCTGCTTGGAATAGCTCTGCTGATCGGGATTTATGTCTTCCGTTCAAG GAGAGGCCAGCGGCAGAGACAGCAGAGGCAGCGTGAACGCACCACCAACGTCGATCGAG AGGACAAGCTGTGGCTAAAACCCTATGTGGACCTCCAGGCCTATGAGGACCCTGCACAGGGAGCCTTAGACTTTGCCCAGGAACTGGACCCAGCCTGGCTGATTGTGGACACTGTCATAGGAGAAG GGGAGTTTGGGGAAGTGTATCGGGGAGCCCTGAGACTCCCTAGCCAAGATTGCAAGACTGTGGCCATTAAGACCTTGAAAGACACATCCCCAGATGGCTACTGGTGGAATTTCCTTCGAGAGGCAACTATCATGGGCCAGTTCAACCACCCACACATTCTACGCCTAGAAGGTGTCATCACAAAAA GAAAGCCCATCATGATcatcacagaatttatggaaaaTGGAGCCCTGGATGCCTTTCTGAAG GAACGGGAGGACCAGCTAGCTCCTGGTCAGCTAGTGGCTATGCTACTGGGCATAGCATCAGGCATGAACTGCCTCAGTGGCCACAATTATGTCCATAGAGACCTGGCTGCCAGGAACATCTTGGTGAATCAGAACCTGTGCTGCAAGGTGTCTGACTTTGGCTTGACCCGCCTCCTGGATGACTTTGATGGCACCTATGAAACCCAG GGAGGAAAGATCCCCATCCGATGGACAGCCCCAGAAGCTATTGCCCATCGGATCTTCACCACAGCCAGTGATGTGTGGAGCTTTGGGATTGTAATGTGGGAGGTGTTGAGTTTTGGCGACAAACCCTATGGGGAGATGAGCAATCAAGAG GTAATGAAAAGCATTGAAGATGGGTACCGGTTGCCCCCTCCTGTGGACTGTCCTGCCCCTCTCTATGAACTCATGAAGAACTGCTGGGCTTACGATCGTGCCCGTCGACCCCACTTCCTCCAGCTGCAGGCACATCTGGAACAGTTGCTTACTGACCCCCATTCCCTAAGGACAATTGCCAACTTTGACCCTAG GGTGACCTTACGCCTGCCCAGCCTGAGCGGCTCTGATGGGATCCCTTATCGAAGTGTCTCTGAGTGGCTTGAATCCATACGCATGAAGCGCTACATCCTGCACTTCCGTTCGGCTGGGCTGGACACCATGGAGTGTGTGCTGGAGCTGACGGCTGA gGACCTTACGCAGATGGGAATCACGTTGCCAGGGCACCAGAAACGAATTCTCTGCAGTATTCAAGGATTTAAGGACTGA